A genome region from Pseudanabaena sp. Chao 1811 includes the following:
- the arfB gene encoding alternative ribosome rescue aminoacyl-tRNA hydrolase ArfB — translation MLQITKYTSLSLDEINISAVRSQGAGGQNVNKVSTAIHLRFDINASSLSPIYKERLLNLSDRRITKDGVIIIKAQQHRTQEQNKEDALTRLQQLIQSITITQPKRKPTKPSRSAQNRRIDDKSKRGEIKALRGNIKDVG, via the coding sequence ATGCTCCAAATTACCAAATATACATCCCTCTCGCTTGACGAAATTAATATTAGTGCAGTGCGATCGCAAGGTGCTGGTGGCCAAAATGTGAATAAAGTCTCGACGGCGATCCATCTACGTTTTGATATTAATGCTTCCTCTCTATCGCCTATTTACAAGGAACGTCTACTCAATTTAAGCGATCGCCGCATTACCAAAGATGGCGTAATCATCATTAAGGCACAGCAGCATCGGACTCAAGAACAGAATAAGGAAGATGCACTGACAAGACTACAACAGTTAATTCAAAGCATCACGATCACACAGCCCAAACGCAAACCAACTAAACCCTCACGCAGCGCTCAAAATCGGAGAATCGACGATAAGAGTAAACGTGGGGAAATTAAGGCGTTGCGAGGCAATATTAAAGATGTAGGCTAA
- a CDS encoding diacylglycerol kinase — MSKPTKSNYDPIRKLKVIFSGLHFAVSDFSVAYKLVLSVPVFIGSFILQQWVDVTLILLATGMMLVSELFNSAIEILCDFVQPREDRRIGMIKDIAAAAAGISIFVWATTLILEASHLWKLYKI; from the coding sequence ATGTCTAAGCCCACTAAATCAAACTACGATCCAATCAGAAAGCTAAAAGTTATATTTTCAGGGCTTCATTTTGCAGTATCTGATTTTAGTGTTGCTTACAAACTTGTTTTATCAGTTCCAGTCTTTATTGGGTCGTTTATTCTTCAGCAATGGGTTGATGTTACGTTGATTTTGTTGGCAACAGGAATGATGTTAGTTTCGGAGTTATTTAATAGCGCGATCGAGATTCTGTGCGATTTTGTTCAACCACGAGAGGATCGGCGGATTGGGATGATTAAGGATATTGCGGCGGCGGCGGCTGGCATCAGTATCTTTGTGTGGGCTACAACATTAATCCTTGAAGCAAGTCATCTCTGGAAACTATATAAAATTTGA
- a CDS encoding DUF1838 domain-containing protein — translation MFAETREFSPTQFAKTRCTTDGTPSFLAWSGYLYSFMPDEPKRKLFKIVGMSVGRCIDQGDGVWDFTSREVLLYLDPKTGEMMRHWQNPWTGEMLPVMHVANSPIQGTLSDNIPAEVDGDTTTFIFDLFAHYPNPLADDPQFVEYCDRPMYSAVELFKLTVPTVDLEDPSTTTVSKLTLSWNRVGPWLPWMKMAQRSGNLIYSAHGKKVKDFDELPAILKKEIETRIPMFKDAPPKKVEGAEMTSWEYFKQHFEAYSQGATFPIPTQI, via the coding sequence ATGTTTGCAGAAACGAGAGAATTTTCGCCCACGCAGTTTGCTAAAACCAGATGTACGACTGATGGCACACCGTCATTTTTGGCTTGGAGTGGTTATCTCTATTCCTTTATGCCCGATGAGCCAAAGCGCAAGCTCTTCAAAATTGTCGGGATGAGTGTCGGACGTTGCATTGATCAAGGCGATGGTGTTTGGGACTTTACCTCCCGTGAAGTGTTGCTCTATCTTGATCCTAAAACTGGCGAAATGATGCGCCATTGGCAAAATCCTTGGACTGGTGAGATGTTGCCTGTAATGCATGTAGCGAATAGTCCAATTCAAGGTACTTTGAGCGACAATATTCCTGCCGAAGTTGATGGCGATACCACGACTTTTATTTTCGATCTCTTTGCTCACTATCCCAATCCTCTCGCTGACGATCCTCAGTTTGTCGAATATTGCGATCGTCCTATGTACAGTGCTGTGGAATTGTTCAAGCTTACTGTCCCTACTGTCGATCTTGAAGATCCTAGTACTACCACTGTTTCTAAGTTAACGCTCTCTTGGAATCGCGTAGGACCTTGGCTACCTTGGATGAAAATGGCACAAAGAAGCGGCAATTTGATCTATAGCGCTCATGGCAAAAAGGTGAAAGATTTTGATGAACTACCTGCCATTCTCAAAAAGGAAATCGAAACTCGCATTCCCATGTTTAAAGATGCTCCACCTAAAAAAGTTGAAGGTGCAGAAATGACTTCATGGGAATACTTTAAACAGCATTTTGAAGCCTATTCACAGGGCGCAACATTCCCAATACCAACACAAATATAA